In Saccharomyces cerevisiae S288C chromosome XV, complete sequence, the following proteins share a genomic window:
- the NOC2 gene encoding mRNA-binding ribosome synthesis protein NOC2 (Protein involved in ribosome biogenesis; forms a nucleolar complex with Mak21p that binds to 90S and 66S pre-ribosomes; forms a nuclear complex with Noc3p that binds to 66S pre-ribosomes; both complexes mediate intranuclear transport of ribosomal precursors; acts as part of a Mak21p-Noc2p-Rrp5p module that associates with nascent pre-rRNA during transcription and has a role in bigenesis of the large ribosomal subunit): protein MGKVSKSTKKFQSKHLKHTLDQRRKEKIQKKRIQGRRGNKTDQEKADAAGTREQQQLKKSAKEEVFKDMSVETFFEKGIEIPKENKKLKKKTTKEQSDEDSSSSEEEEDMGQSMAKLAEKDPEFYKYLEENDKDLLDFAGTNPLDGIDSQDEGEDAERNSNIEEKSEQMELEKEKIELSLKLVRKWKKQLHDSPSLKLLRNIISAFKVAVNLNKEENIEDYKYAITDEKAFHELMFMVLKDVPQAIQKMAPYKIVKGARTLPNGGNVSRVSSIVKSHAGSLLILLNDITNTETAALVLHSVNELMPYLLSYRRILKELIKSIVGVWSTTRELETQIASFAFLINTTKEFKKSMLETTLKTTYSTFIKSCRKTNMRSMPLINFQKNSAAELFGIDEVLGYQVGFEYIRQLAIHLRNTMNATTKKSSKINSAEAYKIVYNWQFCHSLDFWSRVLSFACQPEKENGSESPLRQLIYPLVQVTLGVIRLIPTPQFFPLRFYLIKSLIRLSQNSGVFIPIYPLLSEILTSTAFTKAPKKSPNLAAFDFEHNIKCTQAYLNTKIYQEGLSEQFVDLLGDYFALYCKNIAFPELVTPVIISLRRYIKTSTNVKLNKRLSTVVEKLNQNSTFIQEKRSDVEFGPTNKSEVSRFLNDVAWNKTPLGSYVAVQREVKEEKARLMRESMEEQDKERETEEAKLLNSLESDDDNEDVEMSDA, encoded by the coding sequence ATGGGTAAAGTTTCTAAATCGACCAAGAAGTTTCAATCGAAGCATTTGAAGCATACTCTAGaccaaagaagaaaggaaaagatccaaaagaagagaatcCAAGGCCGTCGTGGCAACAAAACTGATCAGGAAAAGGCCGATGCTGCTGGTACTAGGGAACAACAgcagttgaaaaaatctgcaaAGGAAGAGGTTTTTAAGGACATGTCTGTcgaaactttttttgaaaagggcATCGAAATTccaaaagagaataaaaaattgaagaaaaaaactacgAAAGAGCAATCTGATGAAGATTCCTCCTCTTCcgaagaggaggaagacATGGGACAAAGCATGGCAAAGTTGGCCGAAAAGGATCCCGAATTTTATAAGTATTTGGaggaaaatgataaagatTTATTGGACTTCGCAGGTACCAATCCATTGGATGGAATTGATAGTCAAGATGAAGGTGAAGATGCTGAAAGAAACAGtaatattgaagaaaaatctGAACAAATGGAGctggaaaaggaaaaaattgagctttctttgaaattggttaggaaatggaaaaaacaACTTCATGATTCTCCAAGCTTAAAATTACTAAGGAACATAATCAGTGCTTTCAAGGTTGCTGTAAATTTGAAcaaggaagaaaacatcGAAGACTATAAATATGCTATCACTGATGAGAAAGCATTCCACGAATTGATGTTCATGGTCTTGAAAGATGTACCACAAGCGATTCAAAAGATGGCCCCATACAAGATTGTAAAAGGCGCAAGGACCTTACCAAATGGAGGTAACGTCTCCAGGGTCTCGTCCATTGTCAAGTCGCATGCTGGCTCTTTGttgattttattgaatgatATTACTAATACGGAAACAGCAGCATTAGTTCTTCATTCTGTCAACGAATTGATGCCTTATCTTTTATCATACAGAAGGATCTTAAAGGAGCTTATTAAATCAATTGTTGGAGTATGGTCTACAACGAGAGAATTAGAAACCCAGATTGCTTCTTTTGCCTTTTTGATCAATACCACCAAAGAGTTCAAGAAGTCTATGCTAGAAACAACCTTAAAAACAACGTACTCCACTTTTATCAAAAGTTGTCGTAAAACGAATATGCGTTCTATGCCACTGattaattttcaaaaaaattcggCAGCTGAATTGTTCGGTATCGATGAAGTTCTAGGTTACCAAGTTGGATTTGAGTATATTAGGCAATTGGCAATTCATTTAAGAAATACAATGAACGCGACAACTAAAAAATCCAGTAAAATTAATTCCGCAGAAGCTTACAAGATTGTATACAACTGGCAATTCTGTCACTCCTTGGATTTCTGGTCTCGTGTACTATCGTTTGCTTGTCAAccagaaaaggaaaatggcAGTGAATCTCCTTTACGACAATTAATTTACCCATTGGTTCAGGTTACTTTGGGTGTAATCAGATTAATCCCAACACCACAATTCTTCCCATTAAGATTTTATTTGATTAAATCACTTATTAGACTTTCTCAAAATAGTGGTGTTTTTATTCCAATATATCCTTTACtttctgaaattttaacCTCAACGGCTTTCACTAAGGCACCCAAAAAGAGCCCTAACTTGGCTGCTTTCGATTTTGAGCACAACATCAAATGTACGCAAGCTTATCtgaatacaaaaatatacCAAGAGGGTTTGTCAGAACAGTTTGTGGACTTATTGGGCGATTATTTTGCTCTGTACTGTAAAAACATTGCATTTCCTGAACTTGTAACACCGGTTATTATCTCTTTACGCCGTTACATCAAGACTTCAACTAATGTCAAACTTAACAAACGTTTATCAACTGTtgtagaaaaattgaaccaAAACAGCACATTCATCCAAGAAAAGAGATCAGATGTTGAATTTGGGCCAACAAACAAATCTGAAGtttcaagatttttgaatgatGTAGCTTGGAATAAAACACCTTTAGGTTCTTATGTTGCAGTACAACGTGAAGttaaggaagaaaaggcCAGATTAATGAGAGAAAGTATGGAAGAAcaagacaaagaaagagaaacaGAAGAAGCAAAATTATTAAACAGTCTGGAAAGTGATGATGACAACGAAGATGTTGAAATGTCAGACGCTTAA